From the genome of Desmodus rotundus isolate HL8 chromosome 2, HLdesRot8A.1, whole genome shotgun sequence, one region includes:
- the ABCF3 gene encoding ATP-binding cassette sub-family F member 3 isoform X1, which yields MATCAEILRSEFPEIDGQVFDYVTGVLHSGSADFESVDDLVEAVGELLQEVSGDSKDDASIRAVCQRMYNTLRLAEPQSQGNSQVLLDAPIQLSKITENYDCGTNLPGLLKREQSSTVNAKKLEKAEARLKAKQEKRSEKDTLKTSNPLVLEEASASQAGSRKESRLESSGKNKSYDVRIENFDVSFGDRVLLAGADVNLAWGRRYGLVGRNGLGKTTLLKMLATRSLRVPAHISLLYVEQEVAGDDTPALQSVLESDTVRKDLLQRERELSAQIAAGRAEGSEAAQLAEIYAKLEEIEADKAPARASVILAGLGFTPKMQQQPTREFSGGWRMRLALARALFARPDLLLLDEPTNMLDVRAILWLENYLQTWPSTILVVSHDRNFLNAIATDIIHLHSQRLDGYRGDFETFIKSKQERLLNQQREYEAQQQYRQHIQVFIDRFRYNANRASQVQSKLKMLEKLPELKPVDKESEVVMKFPDGFEKFSPPILQLDEVDFYYEPKHVIFSRLSVSADLESRICVVGENGAGKSTMLKLLMGDLTPIRGIRHAHRNLKIGYFSQHHVEQLDLNVSAVELLSRKFPGRPEEEYRHQLGRYGISGELAVRPVASLSGGQKSRVAFAQMTMLCPNFYILDEPTNHLDMETIEALGRALNNFRGGVILVSHNERFIRLVCRELWVCEGGGVTRVEGGFDQYRALLQEQFRREGFL from the exons ATGGCGACTTGTGCTGAAATCCTGCGGAGCGAGTTTCCCGAAATTGACGGACAGGTCTTCGACTACGTGACGG GCGTCTTGCACAGCGGCAGCGCGGACTTCGAGTCTGTGGATGACCTGGTGGAAGCTGTGGGGGAACTGTTGCAGGAGGTGTCCGGGGACAGCAAAGATGACGCGAGCATCAGAGCCGTGTGTCAGCGCATGTACAACACTCTGCGCCT GGctgagccacagagccagggaAACAGCCAAGTGCTGCTAGACGCCCCCATCCAGTTGTCAAAGATAACGGAGAACTACG ACTGTGGCACCAACCTTCCAGGACTACTGAAGAGGGAACAGTCCTCg ACAGTGAATGCAAAGAAGCTAGAGAAAGCTGAGGCCCGACTAAAGGCAAAGCAGGAGAAACGCTCAGAGAAGGACACACTCAAGACCAGCAACCCTCT agTGTTGGAAGAAGCATCAGCCAGCCAAGCAGGCAGCAGAAAGGAGAGTCGGTTGGAATCATCTGGCAAGAATAAATCCTACGATGTGCGAATTGAGAACTTTGACGTGTCTTTTGGCGATAG GGTACTGCTGGCTGGTGCAGATGTGAACCTGGCATGGGGTCGCCGCTATGGGCTGGTGGGTCGGAATGGGCTTGGGAAGACAACACTGCTGAAGATGCTGGCCACCCGGAGCCTGCGGGTTCCAGCGCATATTTCCCTGCTGTACGTAGAGCAGGAGGTTGCTGGAGatgacacccctgccctgcagagtGTGCTGGAGAGTGACACAGTGCGAAAAGACCTCCTGCAGCGAGAGCGAGAGCTCAGTGCCCAGATTGCTGCTGGCAG gGCTGAAGGCTCAGAAGCTGCACAGCTGGCGGAAATCTATGCCAAATTGGAAGAGATTGAGGCTGACAAGGCACCTGCCAG GGCTTCAGTCATTCTTGCTGGACTGGGCTTTACCCCTAAAATGCAGCAGCAGCCCACCCG GGAGTTCTCAGGTGGCTGGAGGATGAGACTGGCCCTTGCCCGGGCCCTGTTTGCCAG GCCAGATCTTCTGCTGTTAGATG AACCCACAAACATGCTGGATGTAAGGGCCATCTTATGGCTGGAGAATTACTTGCAG ACATGGCCCTCCACAATTCTGGTTGTCTCCCACGACCGAAACTTCCTGAATGCCATAGCCACAGACATCATCCACCTGCACAGCCAGCGGCTAGATGGTTACCGGGGAGACTTTGAGACCTTTATCAAGAGCAAGCAGGAGCGGCTACTCAACCAGCAGCGTGAATATGAGGCACAGCAGCAGTATCGCCAGCATATCCAG GTTTTCATTGACCGGTTTCGCTACAATGCCAACAGAGCCTCTCAAGTGCAGAGTAAACTCAAGATGCTGGAGAAGCT GCCAGAGCTGAAGCCTGTGGACAAGGAGTCGGAAGTGGTGATGAA GTTCCCCGATGGGTTTGAGAAGTTCTCGCCACCAATTCTGCAACTAGATGAGGTGGATTTCTACTATGAACCTAAACATGTCATCTTCAGCCGTCTCTCCGTCTCTGCTGATCTTGAGTCCCGCATCTGTGTG GTTGGGGAGAATGGGGCTGGGAAGTCTACCATGCTGAAGCTGCTTATGGGGGACCTAACGCCTATTCGGGGCATTAGACACGCTCACAG GAATCTGAAGATTGGCTACTTTAGCCAACACCACGTGGAACAGCTGGACCTGAATGTCAGTGCTGTGGAACTGCTGTCACGCAAGTTTCCTG GACGTCCTGAGGAGGAGTACCGTCACCAGCTGGGCCGGTATGGCATCTCTGGAGAACTGGCTGTGCGCCCTGTTGCCAGCTTGTCTGGGGGCCAGAAGAGCCGGGTAGCCTTTGCTCAGATGACCATGCTGTG CCCCAACTTCTACATTCTGGATGAACCTACAAACCACCTGGATATGGAGACAATTGAGGCTCTGGGCCGCGCTCTCAACAATTTCAGG GGTGGCGTGATTCTGGTGTCCCACAATGAGCGCTTCATCAGGCTGGTGTGCCGGGAGTTGTGGGTGTGCGAAGGAGGTGGCGTCACCCGGGTCGAGGGGGGCTTTGACCAATACCGTGCCCTTCTTCAGGAACAGTTCCGCCGTGAGGGCTTTCTCTAG
- the ABCF3 gene encoding ATP-binding cassette sub-family F member 3 isoform X2 translates to MTPLPCRVCWRVTQCEKTSCSESESSVPRLLLAGESTGAEGSEAAQLAEIYAKLEEIEADKAPARASVILAGLGFTPKMQQQPTREFSGGWRMRLALARALFARPDLLLLDEPTNMLDVRAILWLENYLQTWPSTILVVSHDRNFLNAIATDIIHLHSQRLDGYRGDFETFIKSKQERLLNQQREYEAQQQYRQHIQVFIDRFRYNANRASQVQSKLKMLEKLPELKPVDKESEVVMKFPDGFEKFSPPILQLDEVDFYYEPKHVIFSRLSVSADLESRICVVGENGAGKSTMLKLLMGDLTPIRGIRHAHRNLKIGYFSQHHVEQLDLNVSAVELLSRKFPGRPEEEYRHQLGRYGISGELAVRPVASLSGGQKSRVAFAQMTMLCPNFYILDEPTNHLDMETIEALGRALNNFRGGVILVSHNERFIRLVCRELWVCEGGGVTRVEGGFDQYRALLQEQFRREGFL, encoded by the exons atgacacccctgccctgcagagtGTGCTGGAGAGTGACACAGTGCGAAAAGACCTCCTGCAGCGAGAGCGAGAGCTCAGTGCCCAGATTGCTGCTGGCAGGTGAAAGCACTGG gGCTGAAGGCTCAGAAGCTGCACAGCTGGCGGAAATCTATGCCAAATTGGAAGAGATTGAGGCTGACAAGGCACCTGCCAG GGCTTCAGTCATTCTTGCTGGACTGGGCTTTACCCCTAAAATGCAGCAGCAGCCCACCCG GGAGTTCTCAGGTGGCTGGAGGATGAGACTGGCCCTTGCCCGGGCCCTGTTTGCCAG GCCAGATCTTCTGCTGTTAGATG AACCCACAAACATGCTGGATGTAAGGGCCATCTTATGGCTGGAGAATTACTTGCAG ACATGGCCCTCCACAATTCTGGTTGTCTCCCACGACCGAAACTTCCTGAATGCCATAGCCACAGACATCATCCACCTGCACAGCCAGCGGCTAGATGGTTACCGGGGAGACTTTGAGACCTTTATCAAGAGCAAGCAGGAGCGGCTACTCAACCAGCAGCGTGAATATGAGGCACAGCAGCAGTATCGCCAGCATATCCAG GTTTTCATTGACCGGTTTCGCTACAATGCCAACAGAGCCTCTCAAGTGCAGAGTAAACTCAAGATGCTGGAGAAGCT GCCAGAGCTGAAGCCTGTGGACAAGGAGTCGGAAGTGGTGATGAA GTTCCCCGATGGGTTTGAGAAGTTCTCGCCACCAATTCTGCAACTAGATGAGGTGGATTTCTACTATGAACCTAAACATGTCATCTTCAGCCGTCTCTCCGTCTCTGCTGATCTTGAGTCCCGCATCTGTGTG GTTGGGGAGAATGGGGCTGGGAAGTCTACCATGCTGAAGCTGCTTATGGGGGACCTAACGCCTATTCGGGGCATTAGACACGCTCACAG GAATCTGAAGATTGGCTACTTTAGCCAACACCACGTGGAACAGCTGGACCTGAATGTCAGTGCTGTGGAACTGCTGTCACGCAAGTTTCCTG GACGTCCTGAGGAGGAGTACCGTCACCAGCTGGGCCGGTATGGCATCTCTGGAGAACTGGCTGTGCGCCCTGTTGCCAGCTTGTCTGGGGGCCAGAAGAGCCGGGTAGCCTTTGCTCAGATGACCATGCTGTG CCCCAACTTCTACATTCTGGATGAACCTACAAACCACCTGGATATGGAGACAATTGAGGCTCTGGGCCGCGCTCTCAACAATTTCAGG GGTGGCGTGATTCTGGTGTCCCACAATGAGCGCTTCATCAGGCTGGTGTGCCGGGAGTTGTGGGTGTGCGAAGGAGGTGGCGTCACCCGGGTCGAGGGGGGCTTTGACCAATACCGTGCCCTTCTTCAGGAACAGTTCCGCCGTGAGGGCTTTCTCTAG